ATGACGTAGTTGCTGTTCTTCCCGTACCTTGATCGGCATTGCTTGACTCCTCCGGGTGGTCTGGCGCACGGTCACACGCGTTCGGACAAATAAAAAAGACCTTTACCCGCAGCGTGAACGAAACGCCTGGGTAAAGGTCTTGCGGTCGATTTCTCGTCCCATGTCCGGACCGTGCGGTCGTATTGACGAACAATGGGTCGGCCATGTCTCCGGCCGGTAGCTACTCCCCTTTAGGAAGGCAACTATATTTTGATCAGGCCCTCCCTGTCAATGGTATTTTTGCTGCCGGCTGTTCAGCGTCCCAGCAGTTGGCGGTAGTCGTCGGGGGTGATCATGGTCTGCCAGCGGCCGTTCAGTTTGCCGATGACGCTTCCGCCCCAGAATATCCCCACCACCAGCAGGGCAAAGAGGAGGCCGCTGATGACCCGGCGACCGAACAGTCGCATACTCAGGGCACTCTGTACCCGGCAGTGGCTGATGCAGCGCCAGCAGCCCAGGCACTCGGGATCAGCCACCCGGCGGGCATGCATGACATCGATCCGTGCCGGACAGACCTGGCTGCAGACGCCGCAGGAAACGCAGCGCTCCCGGTCCCGCTGGACGGCGGTGGGTGAGAGCCATGCCGCCAGCCCCAGCAGCGCGCCATAGGGGCAGAGGTAGCGGCAGAAGGGGTTGCGCAGGATGACGGACAGTGTCAGCAGCACCCCCAGCACCGCCAGCGTGGTGCCGGAGGGACGCAGGAAAAGGGAAAGCAGTTTCTGGTCCGAGATGGCGTGATAGCCGCTGAACAGAAAGCCCTGCAGCGAGTCCAGGCTCCAGGTGACGGCGGCGAACAGGAAGTAGGCCATCAGCAGGTACTTGATCCCCCGCAGGGCGACGTCCAGCAGGCGGGGGAGTGCCGGATTGCGACGGAAACGATGGAATCCCAGCTTCCAGAGCCATTCCGAGATTGCGCCCACCGGGCAGATCCAGGAGCAGAAGGCGCGGCGCAGCGCCAGTGCCAGAACGACAATGGTGACAAAGATCACCACCGCTGCCGGATGGACCGGGTTGATGCCGCCTCCTTTCAGCCAGGCCGCGGTGCCGAACAGGCCGGAAATCGGCAGAAAAGCCTCGATACCGCCGGGGCGGGCCACGGTGGGCGGCGCACCGGCTTCCACCGCACCGATGTACCGGGCGAACTGGAAACCGACCCAGAGCGAGAACAGCACAAAACATATCTGCAGCAGGGTGCGTAGTGGTTGAACGTAGCGATCCGACATGACTCTCTCCTGAAATGCGCAGGGGGTGCGGCGTGCCGCACCCCCTGCCGTGTACCCCGGAACCGGTCCGTGGTTATTCCGCCTTCATGGCCACATAGCCGAAGGTGCCGTTGGGACGCCGGAGCAGCAGCCGGACCATGTCGCCCTTGCGTACGCTGCTGACCGCTTCGGCAAAGCCGGCAATGGATTCGATCCGCTGGCCGTTGACCTCGATCACCAGATCGCCCCTCACCACGCCGGCCTCTTCGGCCGGGCTGCCTGCCTTGACCTCGCTGACCACCACCCCCCGGACATCGCGCAGGCGCAGCTGGCGGGCCAGCTCCGGGGTCAGCTCCTGGACGGAAATGCCGACGCCGGCCTGTTCCCCCTGGGCTGCCGCAGTCTGTTCGGCAGGAGCGTCCTTGGCCAAGCCGACGGTCAGGATCAGGTCGCGGCGCTTGCCGTCGCGGTAGACCCCCACCTTGACCTGCTTGTTGATCGGTGTGGCCGCAACCAGCTTGGGCAGATCGGTATCCGCCACCACCGGTTTGCCGTCGAAGGAAACGATGACGTCACCGCTTTTCAGGCCGGCTTTTTCCGCCGGGGAGTCCTTTTCCACGTTGGTGATCAGGGCTCCCTTGTCGGAGGGGAGTTTCAGGGATTTCACCAGGCTCTGGTCAAGTCCCTGGAAGTTGATGCCCATGTAGCCCCGCACCACCTTGCCGGTGGATTTGAGCTGGCTGACCACCGACTTGGCAACGTTGATCGGGATCGCAAAGCCGATCCCCTGGCCGTTGGCGATGATGGCGGTGTTGATCCCCACCACCTTCCCCTGGGCGTTGAAGAGCGGCCCGCCGGAGTTGCCGGGGTTGATGGAGGCATCGGTCTGGATGAAATCGTCGTAGGGGCCGCTGCCGATCACCCGCCCCTTGGCGCTGACGATGCCGGCGGTGACGGTCTGGGAGAGGCCAAAGGGGTTGCCGATGGCCATGACCCACTCCCCCACCTCCAGGGCGTCGCTGTCCCCCAGCTCCGCCGCCGCAAAGGTGCTCTTGCCGTCGGCGAGCTTCAGCAGGGCAATATCCAGCTTTTCATCCTGTCCCTTGATCTCCGCCTTCAACTCCCGACCATCGGACAGCTTGACCAGGACTTCGTCCGCACCGTTTACCACGTGGTTGTTGGTCAGCACGAAGCCGTCCTGACTGATGATGAAGCCGGTACCCAGGGACTGTTCCTTGCGCGAACGCTGCTGGGGCTGCTGGAACTGGTCGCCGAAGAAGGGGGCGAAGAACTCGTTGAAAAAGTCGTTGCCGAAGAAGGGATGGGGAGCCCGGCGGCCGGTGTTGGCCCGCGGCTTGACCACCTTGGCGGTACGGATGTTCACCACCGAAGGGTTGAGCCGTTTGGCCAGCTCGACGAAGTCGGGACTGACCGGCTTTGCCTCCGCCGTCTCCGGCAGTGCCGGCGTCAGGGCCAGCAGGGAGACCAGCAACATCAACAGTATTTTTTTCAGCAGCATACGTTCAATCTCCTTTCGTGCTAGGCAATGGTCTGCCCCGTCAGGCGGCGCAGGATTTCCGACGCCGATTCCTCCACCGACTTGCTGGTCACGTCGATGATCAGCCAGCCGGGATGGCGGCGGAAGTACTGACGGCAGAAGGCGATTTCGTCTTCCACCTGTTCGTGGTCGGCATAGCGGTTCTTCATGCTCTGTCCCATGTTGATCAGCCGGGAGGTACGGATTTCCACCAGGCGTTTGGGACTGATCATCAGCCCCACCACCTTGGCCGGGTCGAGACGGTCCAGCTCATCGGGGGGATCGATCCCTTTCACCAGCGGCACGTTGGCTACCTTGTACCCCTTGTTGGCCAGGTACATGGACAGGGGGGTCTTGGAAGAGCGGGAAACCCCCACCAGCACCAGGTCGGCCCGGTGCAGGTTGCGGGTTTCCTGGCCGTCGTCGTGCTTGACGGTGAAGTTGACCGCCTCCATGCGGCGGAAGTAGTCGGTGTCGATCTGGTGCAGCAGGCCCGGTGTGGCCTGAGCCACGGAGCCGAGGAATACGGACAGGCTGTTCAGCAGGGGAGACAGCAGGTCAAAGGCCATGAGTCCCGCCTCTTCCGCAATGGTCTGGGCGGCATGGGCCAGGTCGGCATCCACCAGGGTGTAGACCAGCAGTCCCTGGTCGGAAGTGACCACGGTAATGGCCTGGTGCAGTTCCTGCTGGTTGGTGACCTTGGCCAGCCGGACGATCCTGACGTCGCTGCCGCCGAACTGGGAAAGAGCGGCCCGCACCACCCGTTCGGCGGTTTCGCCGGTGGAGTCGGAGAGTACATAGATTTTTTTCATGGGATTCCTGACGGTTCCACTGTTTTTTACGACGGCCAGTCTTCCAGAAGGTAGTCAGCATCTCCTTTGCTTGTCAAGGGTTTTGGGCTGTTTTTTCGTTGTCACTGCCCGGCGCTTCTGCTAGGTTGCACTCCCGTGAAAGACCGGAATATCCTGCTTCAGAGGAGTTGTGCCGCGCATGTCCGCCCCCTCGTCCTGGTACCAGGTCAGTTGCCCTATTCCCGCTGCCTGCGCTGAAACCGTCGCCGATCGATTGTCCGAGCTGTCCGGCTGCGGCGTCTGCACCGATAACCGTTGTGTCGACACTTTTTCCTGCGATGATATTCCGGAACAGGCCCAGGTAACCCTTACCGCCTGGTTTGCCGCACCCTGCGACATCGAGCGGTACCTGGCCGACATTGCCCTGGTGCTGCGGGAGGCGACCGCCGCCTGTCCCGAGTTCGTGCCGCAGGCGCCGGAGGTGTCCCTGATCGGGGACGAGGACTGGGCCCAGTCCTGGAAAGCCCACTTCAAGCCGCTTGCAGTGGGCAGACGCCTCAGCATTGTTCCCTCCTGGGAGGAGCTGCCGGCAGACCCGCAGCGACAGCAGATCGTGCTGGACCCCGGCATGGCCTTTGGTACCGGCGGGCATGAAACCACCCGGCTGTGTCTGGAATGCCTCGACTCTCTGCTGCCCGAGCCGCCGCAGGTACCGATTCTCGACCTGGGTACCGGCTCCGGTATCCTGGCCATCGCTGCCGCCAAGCTGGGAGCCCGCAGCATCGACGCCGTCGACATCGACCCTCTGGCGGTGGAGGTCGCCGCTGAAAACTGCCGGATCAACGGCGTTGCCGAACAGG
The window above is part of the Trichlorobacter ammonificans genome. Proteins encoded here:
- a CDS encoding 4Fe-4S binding protein, with amino-acid sequence MSDRYVQPLRTLLQICFVLFSLWVGFQFARYIGAVEAGAPPTVARPGGIEAFLPISGLFGTAAWLKGGGINPVHPAAVVIFVTIVVLALALRRAFCSWICPVGAISEWLWKLGFHRFRRNPALPRLLDVALRGIKYLLMAYFLFAAVTWSLDSLQGFLFSGYHAISDQKLLSLFLRPSGTTLAVLGVLLTLSVILRNPFCRYLCPYGALLGLAAWLSPTAVQRDRERCVSCGVCSQVCPARIDVMHARRVADPECLGCWRCISHCRVQSALSMRLFGRRVISGLLFALLVVGIFWGGSVIGKLNGRWQTMITPDDYRQLLGR
- a CDS encoding DegQ family serine endoprotease, giving the protein MLLKKILLMLLVSLLALTPALPETAEAKPVSPDFVELAKRLNPSVVNIRTAKVVKPRANTGRRAPHPFFGNDFFNEFFAPFFGDQFQQPQQRSRKEQSLGTGFIISQDGFVLTNNHVVNGADEVLVKLSDGRELKAEIKGQDEKLDIALLKLADGKSTFAAAELGDSDALEVGEWVMAIGNPFGLSQTVTAGIVSAKGRVIGSGPYDDFIQTDASINPGNSGGPLFNAQGKVVGINTAIIANGQGIGFAIPINVAKSVVSQLKSTGKVVRGYMGINFQGLDQSLVKSLKLPSDKGALITNVEKDSPAEKAGLKSGDVIVSFDGKPVVADTDLPKLVAATPINKQVKVGVYRDGKRRDLILTVGLAKDAPAEQTAAAQGEQAGVGISVQELTPELARQLRLRDVRGVVVSEVKAGSPAEEAGVVRGDLVIEVNGQRIESIAGFAEAVSSVRKGDMVRLLLRRPNGTFGYVAMKAE
- a CDS encoding pyruvate, water dikinase regulatory protein; the protein is MKKIYVLSDSTGETAERVVRAALSQFGGSDVRIVRLAKVTNQQELHQAITVVTSDQGLLVYTLVDADLAHAAQTIAEEAGLMAFDLLSPLLNSLSVFLGSVAQATPGLLHQIDTDYFRRMEAVNFTVKHDDGQETRNLHRADLVLVGVSRSSKTPLSMYLANKGYKVANVPLVKGIDPPDELDRLDPAKVVGLMISPKRLVEIRTSRLINMGQSMKNRYADHEQVEDEIAFCRQYFRRHPGWLIIDVTSKSVEESASEILRRLTGQTIA
- the prmA gene encoding 50S ribosomal protein L11 methyltransferase, translated to MSAPSSWYQVSCPIPAACAETVADRLSELSGCGVCTDNRCVDTFSCDDIPEQAQVTLTAWFAAPCDIERYLADIALVLREATAACPEFVPQAPEVSLIGDEDWAQSWKAHFKPLAVGRRLSIVPSWEELPADPQRQQIVLDPGMAFGTGGHETTRLCLECLDSLLPEPPQVPILDLGTGSGILAIAAAKLGARSIDAVDIDPLAVEVAAENCRINGVAEQVRCSTVPLEQLPGGYGIILANILAEELVRMAPDLVSRLIPDGSLVLSGILAEREQFVRDGFAPLPLALETVLRDGEWRCLHYRRLP